In Gemmatimonadales bacterium, a single window of DNA contains:
- a CDS encoding chemotaxis protein CheW, translating to MADSQAVRVVVFQVGNLACGMLASRAREILAPLPTTRIPGAPDTIVGLVNIRGTLLTVVDGHRLLDRAPLPEHEGALLIVDVGTRRLGLAVGRVDDLFEIPADQLEAREALPGVDVRLVKAVGRRDGHHFVVLDTEALLAPLLSAVSGADRSFSRTS from the coding sequence ATGGCTGACTCTCAGGCGGTGCGCGTCGTCGTTTTTCAGGTGGGCAATCTGGCCTGCGGGATGCTTGCCAGCCGTGCCCGCGAGATTCTGGCGCCCCTTCCGACTACCCGGATTCCAGGCGCCCCCGACACTATTGTCGGTCTGGTCAATATCCGGGGCACGCTCCTTACCGTTGTGGACGGTCACCGGCTGCTTGACCGGGCCCCCTTGCCAGAGCATGAAGGGGCCCTCCTCATCGTCGACGTCGGGACTCGTCGGCTTGGCCTGGCGGTGGGGCGGGTCGATGACTTGTTCGAAATCCCGGCCGACCAGCTGGAAGCGCGCGAAGCGTTGCCCGGCGTGGACGTCCGGCTCGTCAAGGCGGTCGGGCGCCGGGACGGCCACCACTTTGTGGTACTCGATACCGAGGCGCTGCTGGCACCACTGCTCAGCGCTGTCAGCGGCGCGGACCGCTCCTTTTCACGAACCTCTTAG
- the ileS gene encoding isoleucine--tRNA ligase: MAFPLLPDLAADQLEQQLLDTWKAEDLFRQSLAAGRSGKPFVFFEGPPTANGRPGIHHVFSRTIKDLVCRFRAMQGRSVTRIAGWDTHGLPVEIEVEKQLGLKGKKAIEEYGVERFNALCRSSVFTYKSDWEQLSDRIGYWLDYEHPYITFSNEYVESVWSILRRLHDRALLYRGHRVLPYCPRCGTVLSSHELAQGYEEVRDRAIFVTFPLEDDSGRALVVWTTTPWTLPSNVAAAVHPELEYGEYADPRTPGRRLVMATSLAPKLLARLFGENGVTEPLRVVLGADLVGLRYVRPLDVVALPDDKAHSIVVPGDFVTATDGSGIVHMAPAFGADDHAAGQAHGLALVRPVAADGTFTGTTWPELEGLLVTADETNELIIRRLKADGRHLLTEQYIHTYPHCWRCRSKLIYYARDSWFVRTSSLRDRMLELNAGVAWHPPEVGAGRFGEWLSNNVDWALSRDRYWGTPLPVWSCDLDPAHVTVIGSYAELAERWGKPLPEGFDPHKPFIDDYTWPCDCGGTMTRAPEVIDTWFDSGSMPYAQWHYPFEHEAEFKAHFPADFICEGVDQTRGWFYSLLAISAAAFDAPAYRNVIVNELVLDADGQKMSKSRGNVVNPSELLAEHGADVLRLYLLVSSQVWLPKKFDARTIPEVAGGFLNTLRNTYRFFAQYAADWTPGAPLGPLPASHADRWILSRLSAVVDEVNAAWDGYDVTAGTRALMGFVVDDLSNWYVRLNRARFWAVDGEADPEALTTLHTCLVTVSRLLAPAAPFLSDWMHRGLVGSSVHLARFPEPGGARDEALETAMDAVRRLASLARAAREEIGSGVRQPLARMIVAVPSAVQGPVFTSLLGLLGREVNVKTVEIVASDADLVTLRAKPNFRSLGKRYGKETPLAAAAAAHLDPGQLRALEGGGGAVVEVDGRRFEYLSEDVAVSREVASDLAVQSDGPFVAALDPVLTAALRQEGVAREMVNRIQRLRKDAGYDITTRVALSVDGAPDLLAAVEAYADFIQGETLARALAVGSRADRPDREQTVTLDGLEAVIGIQRHGDARPAGRHTDTDEA; the protein is encoded by the coding sequence ATGGCCTTTCCCCTCCTTCCCGATCTCGCCGCCGACCAGCTCGAGCAGCAACTGCTCGACACCTGGAAGGCGGAGGACCTCTTCCGGCAGAGCCTCGCGGCCGGCCGGAGCGGGAAGCCGTTCGTCTTCTTCGAGGGCCCCCCGACGGCCAACGGGCGGCCGGGCATCCATCACGTCTTCTCGCGGACCATCAAGGACCTTGTCTGCCGCTTTCGCGCCATGCAGGGGCGTTCGGTCACCCGGATCGCCGGCTGGGATACCCACGGCCTCCCGGTCGAGATCGAGGTGGAAAAGCAGCTCGGACTGAAGGGGAAGAAGGCCATCGAGGAGTACGGCGTCGAGCGATTCAACGCGCTCTGTCGCAGCAGCGTGTTCACCTACAAGTCCGACTGGGAACAGCTCTCCGATCGCATCGGCTACTGGCTGGACTACGAGCACCCCTACATCACGTTCAGCAACGAGTACGTGGAATCGGTCTGGTCGATTCTCCGCCGGCTGCACGACCGTGCACTGCTGTACCGCGGCCACCGGGTGCTGCCGTACTGCCCCCGCTGCGGGACGGTCCTCTCGAGCCACGAACTGGCGCAGGGCTACGAGGAGGTGCGGGACCGCGCCATCTTCGTGACCTTCCCGCTCGAGGACGACTCGGGCCGGGCCCTGGTGGTCTGGACCACGACGCCGTGGACACTGCCGTCGAACGTGGCGGCGGCGGTCCATCCCGAACTTGAGTACGGCGAGTACGCCGATCCGCGCACCCCGGGCCGACGGCTCGTGATGGCCACGAGCCTCGCGCCGAAGCTCCTGGCTCGGCTCTTCGGGGAGAACGGCGTCACGGAACCGCTCCGGGTGGTCCTCGGCGCGGACCTGGTGGGCCTCCGGTATGTCCGCCCGCTCGACGTCGTCGCGCTCCCCGACGACAAGGCGCACAGCATCGTGGTGCCGGGAGACTTCGTCACGGCCACGGACGGTTCCGGCATCGTGCACATGGCGCCGGCCTTCGGGGCCGACGACCACGCGGCCGGTCAGGCCCACGGCCTGGCCCTCGTCAGGCCGGTGGCGGCCGACGGCACCTTTACCGGCACCACCTGGCCCGAGCTCGAGGGCCTGCTGGTCACCGCCGACGAAACCAACGAACTCATCATCCGTCGGCTCAAGGCCGACGGCCGGCACCTGCTCACCGAGCAGTACATCCACACCTATCCGCATTGCTGGCGGTGCCGCAGCAAGCTCATCTACTACGCCCGCGATTCGTGGTTTGTCCGCACCTCCTCCCTCCGCGACCGGATGCTCGAGCTGAACGCCGGGGTGGCCTGGCATCCGCCGGAAGTCGGTGCCGGCCGGTTCGGGGAGTGGCTGTCGAACAACGTGGACTGGGCGCTCAGTCGCGACCGGTACTGGGGCACCCCCCTGCCGGTGTGGTCATGCGACCTCGATCCGGCCCACGTGACGGTCATCGGGAGTTACGCCGAGCTCGCCGAGCGGTGGGGCAAGCCGCTGCCGGAAGGCTTCGACCCGCACAAGCCGTTCATCGACGACTACACCTGGCCGTGCGACTGCGGCGGCACGATGACCCGGGCCCCGGAGGTCATCGACACCTGGTTCGATTCGGGGTCGATGCCGTACGCCCAGTGGCACTACCCGTTTGAGCACGAGGCCGAGTTCAAGGCGCATTTCCCCGCCGACTTCATCTGCGAAGGCGTGGACCAGACGCGGGGTTGGTTCTACTCCCTGCTGGCCATCTCCGCCGCCGCCTTCGACGCACCGGCGTATCGGAACGTGATCGTCAACGAACTGGTCCTCGACGCCGACGGCCAGAAGATGTCGAAGAGCCGTGGCAACGTCGTGAACCCCTCGGAACTGCTGGCAGAGCACGGCGCCGATGTGCTGCGGCTCTACCTGCTCGTGTCCAGCCAGGTCTGGCTCCCGAAGAAGTTCGATGCCCGCACCATCCCCGAAGTGGCGGGCGGCTTCCTCAACACGCTGCGCAACACCTATCGGTTCTTCGCGCAGTACGCCGCCGACTGGACGCCGGGCGCGCCGCTGGGTCCGCTCCCCGCGTCGCATGCCGATCGCTGGATCCTCAGCCGTCTGTCCGCCGTCGTCGACGAGGTCAACGCCGCGTGGGACGGCTACGATGTCACCGCCGGGACACGCGCCCTCATGGGTTTCGTGGTGGACGACCTCTCGAACTGGTATGTCCGGCTGAATCGTGCCCGGTTCTGGGCGGTGGACGGGGAAGCCGATCCGGAGGCGCTCACCACCCTGCATACCTGTCTGGTCACCGTCTCGCGATTGCTCGCTCCGGCGGCGCCGTTTCTGTCCGACTGGATGCATCGCGGCCTGGTGGGCTCGTCGGTCCACCTGGCCCGGTTCCCGGAGCCCGGCGGGGCCCGGGACGAGGCGCTGGAAACGGCCATGGATGCGGTGCGGCGCCTCGCCTCGCTGGCCCGCGCGGCGCGGGAGGAGATCGGCTCCGGTGTCCGGCAGCCCCTCGCCAGGATGATCGTCGCCGTGCCATCGGCGGTGCAGGGCCCCGTGTTCACCTCCCTCCTCGGCCTCCTCGGCCGGGAGGTCAACGTGAAGACGGTCGAGATCGTCGCCTCCGACGCCGACCTGGTCACCCTCCGCGCCAAGCCGAACTTCCGGTCGCTGGGAAAGCGGTACGGCAAGGAGACGCCCTTGGCCGCCGCCGCGGCCGCCCATCTCGACCCCGGGCAGCTCCGGGCGCTGGAGGGGGGCGGGGGGGCAGTGGTGGAGGTGGACGGGCGGCGATTTGAGTATCTTTCCGAGGATGTGGCGGTGAGCAGGGAGGTGGCCAGCGATCTGGCCGTCCAGAGCGACGGGCCCTTCGTGGCAGCCCTGGATCCCGTGCTGACCGCCGCCCTCCGACAGGAGGGAGTGGCGCGCGAGATGGTCAATCGTATCCAGCGGCTCCGGAAGGACGCTGGGTATGACATCACCACCCGGGTGGCCCTGAGCGTCGATGGCGCCCCCGACCTCCTCGCGGCGGTGGAAGCGTACGCGGACTTCATTCAGGGCGAGACGCTCGCCCGCGCGCTGGCAGTGGGATCACGGGCCGACCGCCCGGACCGCGAGCAGACGGTGACGCTCGACGGGCTTGAGGCGGTCATTGGTATTCAACGACATGGCGATGCGCGGCCCGCTGGCCGGCACACAGACACGGACGAGGCATGA
- a CDS encoding chemotaxis protein CheC, which produces MEDVRDLKELQFDALKEVANIGAGHAATALSQMTNKKIMISVPQVTVTPLEEVPEVLGDPEEVVAAVLMHMMGDLTGRTLLLFPEPSAHALCDILLRRAPGTTTEFGVMEQSGIKEVGNILSSAYLNALSDFMGMMLVPSVPSLVVDLSAAVLTSTYLNFGSERDYVFCVESEFQFEGESSNLKGHFLLLPDLASLRAIFDAIRVG; this is translated from the coding sequence ATGGAAGACGTGCGCGATCTGAAAGAGCTCCAGTTCGACGCCCTCAAGGAGGTGGCGAACATCGGGGCGGGGCACGCCGCCACGGCGCTTTCCCAGATGACCAACAAGAAGATCATGATCAGCGTGCCCCAGGTGACGGTCACGCCGCTCGAGGAAGTGCCCGAGGTGCTCGGCGATCCCGAGGAGGTCGTGGCCGCCGTGCTGATGCACATGATGGGCGACCTGACCGGGCGGACGCTGCTCCTCTTCCCCGAGCCCTCCGCCCACGCCCTCTGCGATATACTGCTTCGGCGCGCGCCCGGCACCACCACCGAGTTCGGGGTGATGGAGCAGTCGGGCATCAAGGAAGTGGGCAACATCCTGAGCAGCGCCTACCTGAACGCGCTCAGCGACTTCATGGGCATGATGCTGGTGCCCTCCGTGCCCAGCCTGGTGGTGGACCTCAGCGCCGCGGTGCTGACCTCGACCTACCTCAACTTCGGCTCGGAACGCGACTACGTCTTCTGCGTTGAATCCGAGTTCCAGTTCGAGGGCGAGTCGTCCAACCTCAAGGGGCACTTCCTCCTCTTGCCGGACTTGGCGTCGCTGCGGGCCATTTTCGACGCCATCCGCGTCGGCTGA
- a CDS encoding TraR/DksA C4-type zinc finger protein, whose product MNKKQLTYFEKRLIEERARVMKELGHYDESFNATLQGSDGDLSSYSFHMADQGTDAMEREKQFLMASKEGRYLWHVNQALGRLYNNPEKFGTCESCGSAINFERLDALPHARLCISCKEKEEDAKRR is encoded by the coding sequence ATGAACAAGAAGCAGCTGACGTATTTCGAGAAGCGTCTCATCGAGGAGCGCGCGCGCGTGATGAAGGAACTCGGCCACTACGACGAGTCCTTCAATGCCACGCTGCAGGGCTCCGACGGCGACCTCAGCTCCTATTCGTTTCACATGGCCGACCAGGGCACGGATGCCATGGAGCGCGAAAAGCAGTTCCTGATGGCGTCGAAGGAAGGCCGGTATCTCTGGCACGTCAATCAGGCGCTCGGCCGCCTCTACAACAACCCCGAGAAGTTCGGCACCTGCGAGAGCTGCGGATCGGCCATCAATTTCGAGCGGCTCGACGCATTGCCCCACGCGCGGTTGTGCATCAGCTGCAAGGAAAAGGAAGAGGATGCCAAGCGCCGGTGA
- a CDS encoding chemotaxis protein CheA → MDLNKYAALFLAESREHLTTCNRLLLEWEREPGSSDAVAGLFRAIHSLKGMAATMGYVRLADLAHRTESLLDAIRGGRAPGGPSVVDLLLKAVDALERGVDEAAAGSDAAFEAGALQAALEAASEAVPAKKGKAGSRKGKKADAAEPAPDIVVPALTPIQLADLPDDAGRVVRVEIRPDAPLMGARAHIALRRAEQLGKVTGVMPPATAFDAQGFDGHFTFRLDAPIGESQIVAAIEAVGDIASVAVDADTVQTAEWRIPTAAAPAAPAAPAARSGQIRVDRRRLDALMSQVGELVVARNRLVELAQLDPGGELEALGARISRLVSDLQAEIIEARMTPVWQVFDRFPRAVRDLARQLGKQVRFEMEGEGIELDRAILDELGDPLLHLLRNAVDHGLESPEERQAQGKPAEGRLVLSAAREHSSVAIRIQDDGRGIDRRAILAKAKREGVIGAEVETLTDDLLLKVLGRPGFSTAQQVSSVSGRGVGIDVVLTRVRAHGGAVEISSAPGAGTTFTLRLPLTLAILRVLTAQVGGERYLLPLSYVAETVDFDVQPATEVNGREAIVLRDRVIPTVHLRALLGVAGGDPPARRPGLVLEVGDRRSAVVVDSLLGQQEVVVEAFDAPKGTAPLFSGATILADGTPALILDAAALV, encoded by the coding sequence ATGGACCTGAACAAGTACGCCGCCCTCTTCCTTGCCGAGAGCCGCGAACACCTGACCACCTGCAACCGGCTGCTGCTCGAATGGGAGCGGGAGCCTGGTTCGAGCGACGCGGTCGCGGGGCTGTTCCGGGCCATTCACTCGCTCAAGGGCATGGCGGCCACCATGGGGTACGTGCGGCTGGCCGACCTGGCCCACCGGACGGAAAGTCTGCTGGACGCGATTCGGGGCGGCCGTGCCCCTGGTGGTCCCAGTGTCGTGGACCTCCTGCTCAAGGCGGTCGACGCCCTGGAGCGCGGAGTGGACGAGGCCGCGGCAGGAAGCGACGCCGCCTTTGAGGCGGGGGCACTGCAGGCGGCGCTCGAAGCGGCGTCGGAAGCGGTGCCGGCCAAGAAGGGCAAGGCGGGGAGCCGGAAGGGCAAGAAGGCGGACGCAGCGGAGCCGGCCCCGGATATCGTGGTGCCCGCCCTGACGCCGATCCAGTTGGCCGATCTCCCGGACGATGCCGGACGCGTCGTGCGCGTCGAGATCCGTCCCGATGCCCCGCTGATGGGGGCCCGGGCGCATATCGCGCTCCGTCGGGCGGAGCAACTCGGCAAGGTGACCGGCGTGATGCCGCCCGCCACGGCGTTTGACGCGCAGGGGTTCGACGGGCACTTCACGTTCCGGCTGGACGCGCCGATCGGTGAGTCCCAGATCGTTGCGGCCATCGAAGCGGTCGGCGACATCGCCAGCGTGGCGGTGGACGCCGACACCGTCCAGACGGCCGAGTGGAGAATTCCCACCGCGGCGGCCCCGGCGGCGCCCGCGGCGCCGGCGGCGCGCAGCGGACAGATCCGGGTCGATCGTCGGCGACTCGACGCCCTGATGAGCCAGGTCGGCGAGCTGGTGGTGGCGCGAAACAGGCTGGTCGAACTGGCCCAGCTCGACCCCGGCGGTGAACTCGAGGCGCTCGGCGCCCGGATCAGCCGGTTGGTCTCGGACCTGCAGGCGGAAATCATCGAAGCGCGCATGACGCCGGTATGGCAGGTGTTCGACCGGTTCCCGCGGGCGGTGCGCGACCTGGCCCGCCAGCTCGGCAAGCAGGTGCGATTCGAGATGGAAGGGGAGGGCATCGAGCTCGACCGGGCCATCCTCGACGAACTGGGCGATCCGCTCCTGCATCTCTTGCGGAATGCGGTGGATCATGGACTCGAGTCTCCGGAGGAGCGGCAGGCGCAGGGCAAGCCGGCCGAGGGTCGTCTGGTCCTGTCCGCCGCCCGGGAGCACAGCAGCGTGGCCATCCGGATCCAGGACGACGGGCGCGGCATCGACCGCCGCGCCATCCTGGCCAAGGCCAAGCGCGAAGGGGTGATCGGCGCCGAGGTCGAGACCCTCACGGACGACCTGCTGCTCAAGGTCCTCGGGCGTCCGGGGTTCAGTACCGCACAGCAGGTCAGCAGCGTCTCGGGTCGGGGAGTCGGCATCGACGTGGTCCTGACCCGCGTGCGGGCCCACGGAGGCGCGGTGGAGATCTCGAGTGCCCCTGGCGCCGGCACGACCTTCACGCTGCGGCTCCCGCTGACGCTCGCCATTCTGCGGGTGCTTACCGCGCAGGTCGGCGGTGAACGGTACCTCTTGCCGCTCTCCTACGTGGCGGAGACGGTGGACTTCGATGTCCAGCCGGCCACGGAGGTCAACGGCCGGGAGGCCATCGTGCTGCGGGACCGGGTCATCCCGACCGTACACCTGCGGGCGTTGCTCGGCGTCGCGGGCGGGGACCCTCCGGCGCGGCGGCCGGGACTCGTGCTGGAGGTGGGCGACCGCCGGTCGGCGGTCGTCGTGGACTCGTTGCTGGGACAGCAGGAAGTTGTCGTCGAAGCGTTCGATGCCCCGAAGGGGACGGCACCGCTCTTCAGCGGCGCCACCATCCTCGCGGACGGCACGCCGGCCCTGATTCTGGATGCCGCGGCCCTCGTCTAG
- the lspA gene encoding signal peptidase II, giving the protein MPSAGERRLFFATALGVLLLDAATKLVAEAYLLRTTGIPVLGEWFQLTLVYNPGAAFGLHLGAYSRWIFLALALGAVVLLTRMSATAEPGDRLRQLALGLVAGGAAGNLIDRIRSARGVVDFLDFGIGSLRWPTFNVADIAVTCGAVALAISLWLEDSRQARHEAASAG; this is encoded by the coding sequence ATGCCAAGCGCCGGTGAGCGGCGGCTGTTCTTCGCCACCGCCCTCGGCGTCCTCCTGCTGGATGCGGCGACCAAGCTCGTGGCCGAAGCGTACCTGCTGCGGACCACCGGCATTCCGGTCCTGGGAGAGTGGTTCCAGCTCACGCTGGTCTACAATCCCGGCGCCGCCTTCGGGCTGCACCTCGGCGCCTACTCCCGCTGGATCTTCCTGGCGCTGGCCCTCGGCGCCGTGGTGCTCCTGACCCGGATGTCAGCCACCGCGGAGCCGGGCGACCGGTTGCGGCAACTCGCGCTCGGCCTGGTGGCCGGCGGCGCCGCCGGCAACCTGATCGATCGGATCCGGAGCGCCCGCGGCGTGGTGGACTTCCTCGATTTCGGTATCGGCAGCTTGCGCTGGCCAACCTTCAACGTCGCGGACATCGCAGTGACCTGCGGTGCGGTGGCGCTCGCCATTTCCCTCTGGCTGGAAGACAGCCGGCAGGCCCGCCACGAAGCTGCGTCGGCCGGCTGA
- a CDS encoding YggS family pyridoxal phosphate-dependent enzyme, protein MTFPELPDRLTSVRERISAAQARAGLRHDVTIVAVTKTFGPEAVRAAVAAGLRDVGENRVQEALPKQDALADLPVDWHLIGTLQQNKARRVVGRFALIHSVDRLGLAQEIDRRTAEGTRQPVLVQVNCSAESQKGGVEPAELPALLDAMRDCSRVEVRGLMTMAELTDDAGRQRAAFGLLRRLRDDAATGGHALPVLSMGMSGDYETAVEEGATMVRLGTILFGGRHA, encoded by the coding sequence ATGACATTCCCAGAGCTCCCCGACCGACTCACCTCGGTCCGGGAGCGGATCTCCGCCGCGCAGGCCCGCGCCGGCCTTCGGCATGACGTCACGATCGTCGCGGTCACCAAGACCTTCGGCCCCGAGGCGGTGCGGGCCGCCGTGGCGGCGGGACTGCGGGATGTCGGAGAAAACCGGGTGCAGGAGGCGCTGCCGAAACAGGACGCGCTGGCGGACCTCCCCGTGGACTGGCACCTGATCGGGACGCTCCAGCAGAACAAGGCGCGGCGCGTGGTCGGTCGGTTTGCCCTGATCCATTCTGTCGACCGGCTCGGGCTCGCCCAGGAGATCGACCGCCGCACTGCCGAAGGGACCCGGCAGCCCGTGCTGGTGCAGGTCAACTGCTCCGCCGAATCGCAGAAAGGCGGCGTCGAGCCGGCGGAGCTGCCCGCGTTGCTCGATGCGATGCGGGACTGCAGCCGGGTCGAGGTCCGAGGGCTCATGACGATGGCGGAACTGACGGACGACGCCGGTCGTCAGCGCGCGGCGTTCGGGTTGCTGCGCCGGTTGCGGGATGACGCCGCCACGGGTGGGCACGCGCTGCCGGTGCTCTCGATGGGGATGTCGGGCGACTACGAGACGGCAGTTGAGGAAGGGGCCACGATGGTCAGGTTGGGGACGATCCTGTTCGGGGGACGCCACGCATGA
- a CDS encoding RluA family pseudouridine synthase has protein sequence MTEPQRFTVLADGTERLDRFLADQLQYSRTQAARLVADKRVTVNGKVARASRLLIRGDAVEVTLPEDEPPRQIRPADIHLDVIHEDEHLAVIDKPAGLVVHPAPGHWDDTLVNALVARGTTLSGGAAGRPGIVHRLDKDTSGLMLVAKTDLAHRRLGQMLSARRIRRVYAALAWGHLDESPTRIEAPLGRHPADRKRMAVLVEGRAARTDAWSVARFQVADLLRLELHSGRTHQIRVHLAHIGHPVIGDPVYGAGGSRRISGSARLIAEAVERAAGRQALHAASLAFKHPVTEAALEFRSEWPADLHEALRLTAGDSISVAPDEALRYLLFFNRDG, from the coding sequence ATGACGGAACCCCAGCGTTTCACCGTCCTCGCCGACGGTACCGAGCGGCTCGACCGCTTCCTCGCCGACCAACTCCAGTATTCCCGCACCCAGGCCGCCCGCCTCGTGGCCGACAAGCGGGTGACCGTCAACGGGAAGGTGGCCCGGGCCTCCCGGCTGCTCATCCGCGGCGACGCCGTGGAGGTGACGCTGCCGGAGGACGAGCCGCCGAGGCAGATCCGACCCGCCGACATCCACCTCGATGTCATCCACGAAGACGAGCACCTCGCGGTCATCGACAAGCCGGCGGGCCTGGTGGTGCATCCCGCCCCCGGACACTGGGACGACACCCTGGTCAACGCTCTCGTGGCGCGGGGCACGACGCTGTCCGGCGGGGCGGCAGGGCGACCCGGGATCGTCCATCGGCTGGACAAGGACACTTCCGGGCTGATGCTGGTGGCCAAGACGGATCTGGCGCATCGTCGGCTGGGACAGATGCTTTCTGCCCGGCGCATCCGCCGGGTATATGCGGCCCTCGCCTGGGGGCATCTCGACGAGAGTCCGACCCGGATCGAGGCCCCGCTTGGCCGGCACCCGGCCGACCGCAAGCGGATGGCCGTGCTGGTCGAGGGGCGCGCCGCCAGGACCGACGCATGGAGCGTGGCCCGGTTCCAGGTGGCTGACCTGCTGCGGCTCGAACTGCACTCCGGGAGGACCCACCAGATCCGCGTGCATCTGGCCCACATCGGTCATCCGGTCATCGGCGACCCGGTGTACGGCGCCGGAGGCAGCCGTCGGATCTCGGGGTCGGCACGGTTGATTGCGGAGGCGGTGGAGCGTGCGGCTGGGCGCCAGGCCCTCCACGCGGCCTCGCTCGCCTTCAAGCATCCGGTGACCGAAGCAGCCCTTGAATTCCGGTCAGAATGGCCGGCCGATTTGCACGAGGCGCTGCGGCTCACGGCGGGGGACTCCATCTCTGTTGCTCCCGATGAGGCTCTTCGCTATCTTCTTTTCTTTAATAGAGATGGCTGA
- a CDS encoding response regulator translates to MSHSVLVCDDAIFMRTMISDILTQAGFEVVGEAETGVQAVEKFRQLKPDLVTMDIVMPDMGGIDAVREICRESPDAKILMCSAMGQQALVVEAIQAGAKDFVVKPFQPSRVLEAVQRVLG, encoded by the coding sequence GTGAGCCACTCGGTCCTGGTGTGCGACGATGCCATCTTCATGCGGACGATGATCAGCGACATTCTCACCCAGGCCGGGTTCGAGGTCGTCGGTGAAGCCGAAACCGGGGTGCAGGCGGTGGAGAAGTTCCGCCAGCTGAAGCCCGATCTCGTCACGATGGACATCGTGATGCCTGACATGGGCGGCATCGATGCCGTTCGCGAAATCTGCCGGGAGTCGCCTGACGCCAAGATCCTGATGTGCAGCGCGATGGGGCAGCAGGCCCTCGTCGTCGAGGCCATCCAGGCCGGCGCCAAGGATTTCGTCGTGAAGCCCTTCCAACCTTCCCGGGTGCTCGAGGCGGTACAGCGCGTCCTCGGCTGA
- a CDS encoding DivIVA domain-containing protein, with protein MTTDDSFQLTPHDIRGHEFPRAFRGYDPALVESFQQRVSEEFDRVLRERAQLEERLRGFQEQLRAFRDRERAMNEALLAAQQLRHDAEQQARKDAEMIIREAKTDALRQLNEAQGEDRLLRERTDIGKRQFAAFLANFRALLERQLGEVEGLQAYARTSAQSEAPAEPVLKKQA; from the coding sequence ATGACGACAGACGACAGCTTCCAGCTCACGCCGCACGACATCCGGGGCCACGAGTTTCCGCGCGCCTTCCGCGGCTACGACCCGGCGCTCGTCGAGTCGTTCCAGCAGCGGGTGTCGGAGGAGTTCGACCGTGTCCTGCGAGAACGGGCGCAGCTTGAGGAACGCCTGCGCGGGTTCCAGGAGCAGCTCCGCGCCTTCCGCGACCGGGAGCGCGCCATGAATGAGGCGCTCCTTGCCGCCCAGCAGCTCCGGCACGACGCCGAGCAGCAGGCGCGGAAGGACGCCGAGATGATCATCCGCGAGGCGAAGACCGACGCGCTCCGCCAGCTGAACGAGGCACAGGGGGAGGATCGCCTGCTGCGCGAGCGGACCGATATCGGAAAGCGGCAGTTCGCCGCTTTCCTGGCCAACTTCCGCGCGCTCCTCGAGCGCCAGCTCGGCGAGGTGGAGGGGCTGCAGGCCTACGCGCGGACCTCCGCGCAGTCCGAGGCCCCGGCCGAGCCCGTGCTCAAGAAGCAGGCGTAA